acagaggaggaggaggagaacagCCTGGATCCCTGAGCACCATTTGCCTGCGTTTGAGGACCAGCATCTTTCTGAGCTTTACTTTAATAAAGTTATTATTAAACAGCAGCCAGTCTTGGCTCTGTATTTAGGTCAGGCACCCCCCTATAGTGTAAGTCTTTCCTCTAgaggtgggatgggggcagAGAGATACCCCTGCCCTCCCATTCTCCCTACAGAAAGCAGCCTGGGGGGGTTCAGGGGAGCCAGGAACTCGCACTGAATCCAGCGTGGTTTGAGGTTGACATAGAAACAGCgtggggagggaggcagggattGTCGCTTCGACGGCCCAACGAGGGATCCAAAGCGCGCTTTGTGATTGGTCAGAAGTGGAGGGGTAGGCGGGGCCTAGAGGTGGTGCCGCCACACAGGCAAAGCTATGGGCCAAAAGGAGGATCCAAATTGCACGCGGTGATTGGCTTAGAAATAAACCAATGGtgcttcagctgctgtgcagcGATTGGTGCTGCCGTGAGCCCTCTGAGTCCTATAAAAGGGCAGGGAGGGAGCGGGAATGCACTCAGTGCTAAGATGGATCTGGTCCGACACTATCAGCTCTATGGGAGCCCCCAATAGTCCTCCACCCCCCTCCACCCTATAAACctccattgggacccccccTCCACCCTATAAACCTCCATTGGGACCCTATAGATTCCAGGGGGTAACTAAGACACCCCCCAGCTGCCAGCATATGGCATATAGAAGCAGTGAACCCCCAGCATGGGGAAGGTGGGGGTAATAGGGGCAGTATATGTGCGTGATATAGATCCATGAGCCCCATATGTGGCTGTGGGTGGAGAAACGGCACGTTTCTGGGCTTTActttacaaaataataacaacgATAAATTTCTTAGGAATTGAATGGAACAGATGATACAGCATCAAACAACAACCGGTCGATCTTGGCtctattatatataatatatatatatatatcagacACCCCAACGTCGGCCTTGTTTCTATGGGACGGGGCTGCCCTTCGCCCCCCAGCCTTGGGGACACGGCTGTCCCCCATATGGGGGTGACACAggggggaggatggggatgatggggatatgggggggggttatttACACGATGGGGTGCACATACGTACATATTTATAGTCAGCGGGGAGCACGGGGCCGCAGCACGgagaggaacaaaacaaagtgcATTTATACAGACTAGATCCAGAGCTCACGGCCAGGGGAGGCAGGGAGCCAGGCTGGGGCTGCCATGCAGGGTGAGGGGTCCCCGTGCTCCCTCTTTCCATAGGGGAACCCCCCCACCCCTATGGGTGAGGCTGGCATTGCTCCCAGCCCCCCAAAAGGGTGGAGGGGGCTGGTGGGCAGCTCCCCATATTTGAGTGATtgtaggggggggggggagagacccccaccccactccGTGGCTAAAGGTCGGCGGTGTGTGTGGGGTCTTCAGCCAAGGGGGCTCTggagcctggaggagagaaaggaggtgTGAAGGGGGAGAAATTGGGGGTCAGGGGGTGAAAATGAAGGTTCCCCTTCAACCCCCCCAAACACTTTAAGGGGATGATTaggaagagggagaaagggagaagataCTGAAGGGGGACAGAGAGAGAATGGGGCAAGAATAAGTGAGGAGGATGGAAAGAAGTGAGGTGATGAGGGAGATAGGGACATGGAAAGGAGATGGGGTGCAGCCGCTCACCTGGGATGTTGGTGCTGTGGCCCTGTAGGCTCCTTAGGGAGCGGGTCAGGGGGCTGCCACCCTCGGGGCTGTGGGGTTGCTGGgtccatccctccatcccagGGGCTGGGTGCCCCACAGGGGTGGTGTCTGCAGATGAGCTGTGCCCAAGggactgcagcagctcccagtggGCAGCTTCCACAGcctggttggggggggggaagtgaaGGGAAAGGACACAATGTAAGGGCAGGGGGGCACAGGTTTGTGGTTTCCCCCTCTGTTATATCAGCCCTTGAGTGGGGCTCACCTTCAGCCTGTTGAGCTTCAGCGTCAGCTGCTCAATGGTGCGGAAAATGAGGTCGACATCTCGGAGGGGACCGGGTGGGTCTGGGGGACCCTCAGCAGCGCTGGGTCGGGGGGGTTCCTCAGGTGGGAAGGCTTGGGGGGGTCCTGGAGGTGGCACAGGTTCGGGGGGCCCGGTGGGCATGCTGACATAGAAGTAGTTACCTGTGTAGGAGGGAAGGAGCAGACTTAGTGCATTGGGGGGCATCAGGGTTGCAGTGGCACTCTGTGTCCTGAGCTCTGGGGACAACCCTCGGGGACATggccccctcccacccctccccaAGGATACAGCACCCCCCAGGGATATGTGTCCCCCTGGAGGATATGGATGCCCTTAAGGGACAGGAGGGTATAATGGGGAAACATGGCTGTGGGAACTCAAGGAAACCCCCCAGGAAGGGGATGGGGGTCTCTTTACCATCTACATTAGCTCCgcctccttcctgcagctcagttTCTGTTTGGCTGCTGCCTGGCGAGAGCGTGGCCTCCTGAGCACCCTCCGCAGGGGCTGTGCACCCCAAaaagagatggggaagggagagggagggggtgAGCTGGCCCCGCCACCAGCACCCACCACCAGCACCAATCAGCATCCCATCACCAGCacccatatatatataccagCATCACATCAGTCACCATCCCCATCACCAATTAGCACCGGCACCCATCAGCTCCCCCACCACCAGCACCCATATACCAGCATCATTTAGCATCCCACCACCAGCACCCATTAGAACCCACCACCAGCATCCCAGCTCCAAAGCTCATGCAGAgagaccccaaatcccagccaagggaaggaaaggaacagcCCCcaggtgccccccccccccatgcccGGTTGGGGACAGGCAGCTCCCCATACCTTTCCGGACCACCTTgtagctgctctgctcctcagcagaCACTGTTGGACCCGTCTCATTCTGTTCCTCCAACCCTGATCTTGACTTTGGCTCTTCGGCAGCACTTTGGGGCTCAGCCAGCAACTCTTGGGATGCTGAATCCTGGCTGGAGAGCACTGAGTCCCAAGTGTGGGTACCCCCAATGACTGATGGTGTGGGTGTCAGGTCGTCCTCAGGCTCCGTGTCACGACTGGGCAGGAGCCGACGCAGGATCAACAGCCGCAGGTTCTCCACTGGGATAAGAGGGATAAAGTGGTTGGGGGAGGTTGATATCATAGAGGGGGGCTCCCCAATCTTCCTGAGCATCACTCACCATCCTCCAGGGCTGCCTCGGCCAACCCCTCGGCTGGGCTGGGAACTGGCAGTGCCAAGCGCATGGAGGGCTCTGGGTGAGCATCAGACACCTCTGTTTGCAGAGGTCCAGGGGGCAGCTCTTCCTCTTCCACCTCGCTGCTCCCCGGCTCCTCTGGCAGCACTGgaggctgctccctgcccagcagctccgTGGGATTGTCGTCTGCTGCATTGAGAGGGGAGAGCTCAAGGTTGTGTCCTGAGCCCAGAGACAGATGGGCAACTGAGCATGGGAAATCACCTGAAGAACTCTCCTCCgcttctgctgcagagctgctgacttGGGACAGGATGGGGGAGACGTCGGGGTCCTGCAACACCAGGCTGCAGGATGGAGAGGGGTTAGACTGGAGGATGGCAGTGCTAAGGGGCCAGGAGCCCTGAAAGCTGCTTCTGGGTCTCCAGTAAAtagctcctgcagcagggagaacCCATGTCTCCAGCCCCACCAGCTGGAGACACCCAGCAGTGCCATCAAGTGCCAGACcaggctccagccctgctcacctTGAAGGTGCCATGCGAGTGGGTTCCGGCATCTGGCGTTTTGGGGGGAAGGTAGCATTCCTCATGGCACTCTGCACTGCCTCCTCTAACACCTCCATCCACCTGGCCGGCCCAGAGCACCGTCAGCTCCTGGGGGGGTCACACAGGggagccccctccccaaccACGCACTGCCCACGGCACCAGTGCCCCTTTAGCCCTTACGTGTTCTTCTCAGAGGACGTCAGTGCTACCAGCTCATAGATCTGGGGTCCCAGCTCTGATGTGCAGATGATGAAGAAGGCTCGTTTATCTGCACAGGGGGACAAAGCAATGGAGAAGCTCAAGGTACAGTGAAGAACATGCTCAAGAGGACAGGCCCCCTGCCACCCCCTGCATCCTGCTGTCCCCTACCTGTGGCCACGGAGCGAATGAGCACCGAGTTGAGCTTGAGGATGGGGCTGAAGGTCTGCTTGTTGTCCAAGGAGCCCAGAGCTGTCTTGCCGTGGCACTTGAGCACCAGCTTTTCATCTTGTTTCTGTAGCAGCACCAGGAGGTCCTCCAGGAGCAGCACGTGCAGATCTGGAgtggagagcagagagaagaggcTCAGGGTTGTGCTCACAGCCCAGGAAGGATTATCCTGAGGACACCACAACTCCAGCTGGCACAGCCTCACAGGGTCCCCAAAATGCTACCAGAGGTCCCACATCCTGCAGGACCTGAGGGAAGGTCCATACCCACAGTCTTATCCTTGCTGATACGCCAGGTGAGTGGCCCTTCGTGGATCATGCGGCGGGAGGTGAGGTCCAGGCTCTGAAGGAATGAGAGGGCAGTGGTGAATGTGCTGGCACCAGGCAGCTCCCCAGGTCTACAAGGAGCTGGAATCACCTTGAACTCAGCTGCCAGCGGGTTGCTGGTCCTCTCCAGTGAGGTGGCATCCAGGCGTTTCTGGTAGCCCTCCAGCCGATGTCGGTTCTCTGCTTGCTTCACTGCTTCATTCACATACTTGAGGATGTCCCGGCAGTGGTCTCGGGCCCGGCACAGCTTATCATGCTCCGAGGTGCCCGCTGGAGCAGGATGATGGTCAGGGGGAGCAGGTGCTGCCCTGTGTAGCTGAGCAACACTCACACACCCGTGGCTGCATCCTGAGCCCACATGGAGCCAGCCCAGAGCTGACAGAAGGGAGGAGTCCCCCCCAGCACCAACCCATCCCAGCTGGACAGCAGCACACCATCCTCACAACCCTAAGAGTCCTCCAGCCCCTACCTTCAGTATGCTTGAGGATGTTCTCCAGCAGCAACGGGTACTTGGTCAGGCGTTGCATTTCTGAGATGATCAAGTCCTTAAGTTGCAGGCGCCGGCACTGAGGgttgctttctgcttcctaGGGCAGAGGAAAAGGATGAAGGTCCTGGGGTGTGAGCAGGGGCAGCCAGGAGAGCTGTGGGGTGAGAAGCAGCCCAAGAGAGGAACGAACCTGCATGAAGATCTGGAAACGGGTCTCCTTGCGCTGTTTGGTCTTGATAAGCTCCAGCGCAATGGACTGGTAGGAGCAAAAGTCAGCAGTGACCTGCTGGATCTCCTCCTTGGCCAGGCCGTCAAACTGGGGGCACAGAAAGACGTGGGCTCAGATACCAACAAACCTGGCCCACCTTGACCCCACCATGGCCTTCCCAAAGCTCCTCCATTTCCATGTTCTGGTTCCCAGAGCAAGAGGCAACGAGGGACAGCACAGGTCTCTGTGACAGCAGGGTCACCTCTGCCCTCTGCACAGAAACCTTCAGGCTCCCCTGTCTGCTCCTAGAGGATGTGATGTCCTCAGGGCCGGAGTCACCCCATCCCCTCTAAGCAGCCACCCCTCTTTACCCGGGACAGCATGAGATCCCCGATTTCCTTAATGATTGGTCCTTCTTCCCGGAGCTTCTTCATTGATTCGGAGAGGGAATCTGGAGGAGGAAGTGGGAGACACAGTGAACTTTGACTGCTGCTGCCATGAAACTGAAAGTGGGCTACAAAGATCAGCAACAATCAAACAGCCCAGCCCAGGCTGGTCATTGCATAGcccagggcagtgctgccaCTGCAGGAAGGTTTGcaggacagaaagaaaggaaggaagaacttACTGTGGATTTCAATCACATCTGGGAGGTTGGGGAAGAGCAGCGCCAACTCCTCCCTGGACAGCAGGCTCTCCTTCCTCATCCGCTGGTAAAAGAGGAGGTCGAGGACTCGGAGGATGCGAAGGTGAGATACCTCCGTGGCAAAGAGCTCTGTCAAGAGGCAGAGGATTAGGAGGTGTCCTTGGGCTGTGTCTGTAGAGGCACAGATTCTCAACTCCTCACTCCTAGCTCCTCACCATTGATCACCTCCTGCCGGTCAATCTCCTTCTGTGGCAGGCTGGCCAGCAGCTCCCGGCCCACTGTGTGCTGCCAGTTCTGTGCATCCAGCTCGGACTCCAGGTCTGAGAGTTGGCCCTGCTCATCCTCCAGCAGGTGAGGCAGGAAGGGGTCAGCACCAAAGCCCAGGCTGGGTGACTCGATGCTCCTGGGtggatgaaaagcagcagtgagagtACTCTGCAGTCCTTCTCCCCCATGAGCCCGCCTGCAgcactcccagcacagccaaTATCTACCTGGGCCCTATTTCGGCTTGAACCCGGGACCTTCAGCACAAGAAGCACAAGCCTCTGACTCTTGAGCTAACAGACTAGGTCCCCCAGCAGCCATCTATATAGGTCGATTAAGCTCCTGCGTGAGACACAAGGGAACAGAGGTGCCTCCTAACTCCTGGGATGGGGAGCTGGCGTTACGCAGGACTGTGCCAAGTGGAGGCATCTCTGGgggctccctccctccctcccagggcagccctgAGCATCACTTCCCCTGGTGCTCTATCAAGGCCTGGGAGAAGCTAGAAAGGTCCCCTCTgacacccccagccccctctACAGTGACCCTCCTGCTCTGTAGGACCCAGCCCTGGAGGTGGCGGCGGGCTCGGGGTGCTGAGGTAGAGGTAATGGCAACAGCAGCCGTGCCACTCACCTGCGTCCCATCTTCGGTGTGTAGGGGGGGGTGGGATTCTCCAGCGAcctggggagggatgggagcaTCACCCATGAGACCCTGTGGCATCAGCAGGGCCCTCTCCTCCCAacacagcaccctgcagcactTCCCGGGAGCAAATCCATTGAGGGGCAAGTACCACCCATTGCAATGCAGGGCTTGGGGCACAAAGGTACATTAAACCAAATTCTCGCTGGCTTCCCAACTGTGAAGTTGGACTCTCAGGGCTGCACCAGGAGGTGCAGAGCCCAGACACAGTAGGCAGGCAATTGACCATCCCAGATCCCTCCTGAGGGCCACAGGTAACCCATCTCCCTTAGCCTGGCTATGCTGGCAGCTCCCACCTGGTGGACAGACTGGAGGCAGAGGACGATGCTGACTGGTGAAGCCTGGTGgcctcagctgcagcatccaTATCCACATCGCTACGGGAGCGGGGCAcgttttctgctttccttgatttcttcatctcttctcGACCTTTCAAGCTCTCCGAGCGGCCCAGCTTGACCTCAGCACGAGATCTGCAGTAGGGAGACAGAGCAGGGAGCATCAGGCTGAGGGATGCACAGGCAGAAAACACAGGGTGAGATCACAGAGGGCAGGAATTGCTCCCCCAAACCCTTCATACCCGTCACCCTCCAGCAGGTCCTCAGGGAAGCTGCCAGTGGAGAGACGCTGCGAGCCAGGCTCCTGGTTGTCATAATGCTGGTTGTTCTCAAAGTGCTGGATAATGTTCCTCACATTGCCGGGTTTGACTGCTGGggcaaagagaagggagggatCCTGGTTAGGGTAGGAAGGAGGAGATAGATGGTGGCATTGCTGTCCTCACTGTGGGATGTCACCAAGGCCACCACTGGGGCTTCCCTAGGGACATCTATGGGCagccctcctcccaccccacagcccatcCAGTGCCCAATGTAGCAGCGTTGGggaaacaaatcaaaactgAGCACGTGAGATGAAtggcaaataaaagaaaagggcTTTTACCTTCGACAGGGGACAAAGGGACATgaaatgctgaaaggaaaaaaacaaaaaaacaaaaatgagatgTCAAATCAATCCTGTGTCTATCAACGGCGGAGGAGGCAGAGAAGGGAGCGTGTGAGCTAATGGTATAAGAACTGAAAgtagaaggggggggggaacatACATATGCATGTCAGAGCACACGTGCACACATGTGCCAGAGCACACACGTATCGTCGCACGCTCTCCACCATCTCagcccaccctgcagctccACAATATCCCAATACTCACTGCTCTGGGACATTTTGGGCTTTGCAATGTACTTTAGGATGGGGTTGCGCTTCTTGTCTTCCATGGCATCCTTGTccttctttgtgctgctgctctgctgggacaCCCGAGAGGAATGTTGGCATTACAATGTGGGCAATACACCACAGCTATtcctccatcccatccacatattgcagagggagctgggagcagagcagagggacagcagcCATCACACCACTCACCTTCTTGGCCTTGGGGAAGAAGGGCAGCCACTTGTCCTTGTCCGGGAGGGCCTGTGCCTTCTCACTGGTGCTGGCTACACGTGGCTCACGGCTGCGGATGCCAGTGTGGTTCATGTATGTGCTGAGGGCAAAGGCCATGGGGGAGCTGCAAGAGAAGAGTCTGAGTGGAGACAGAACACCAGGCTGGAGGGTGAAAATGGAGCTGGGACATCCTGTGGGGTCTCGTGTGACAAAGGGACCACTCCTTCCTGGCCAGGGGACACCTGGGAAGGGACAAGGAgggcagaaaggcagcagccTTCAAGAGGGAGAGTTAGGGACACTCCTTCCCCAAGCCCTGCCATCCTGAAAGCCCCCAGAGATAAAGCTGGCACTGGGACAAAGTGCTGCAGGCCAGCATATTAAAGGGGCGGTTTCGCATCTCCTCTCTAAGacccttttcccctctttagTCAGCAATAGCAATACAGTCACAACTGGGTGCATGCTTGCCATGGCTGAGAGTCACTCACCTCCTGTCCTCTTCATATTTTGACCTgcagagagagatggagaagaaTAAGAGAGCCTGTTTGTATTCCTCTGCTCAGCCCCTTGGAGCCATCCCCAGGCAGGGTTCTCCCTCTATGTCCCCTAAAGACCTTTCCTCCCATCTCTGccaccagcacccccagctcctgctccactTTCTCCTTCCTGAGCTCAATCAGCACACTGGGGAGGTGGCAGGACCAGACAGCCCACACTTACAGGATGTCACCCAGCTGAGCCAGCTGCTTCTCGGCCACTTGCCGCTCCTTCTGCGGGTCCCCATCCAGGTCCAGGAGGTCGTTTTCCCCATATAGGCTCCCCAGGCCCATGGTACGCTTCGTTCTATGGGCACATGGGGGTCAGTGCCACAAAGCACAGGGGGAGGTATGCTGAGATCTGTGGGGTGGCCATCCCATTGTCACCTGTAGTCCTGGATCTGCTCCTGTATCTCGGGCATCACCATCTCCTGAGCTTCAAAGAGGGCAGCTCGGACATCATCCCCATTCCGTAGGCGAGCCTCTGGGTGATAAAAGGACAGGCAGTGTCACCAGCCATGCAGGAAATTGCCATAAGAACTTTCTGGCAGCCCCTGAGAGCTCCTCACTCACCGATCTCAGACAGAAGCTGCTCCGACACCTTCACTCGAAGAGGCTGCAGAGAGAACACAACACAGTGTGAAGGAATTTGCATGCCAAAGCCACAgtcacacagctctgagctgcagggtGAGGGTGCTCTGTGATCCTGCACCATCATTGTTTGGCATTTCTGCAACTTGGGGGGGGGTGTGAGAGCTGAGAGTCCCACTCCCCCAGTGCACAAAGCACCCAGCACTCATCACAGCACCCAGAACACAAATCCCTCTGGAGCAGTGTCCTCCTTCCAAGCAATAGGTACCCCCAGGAATTAGAGGGCACAGCctgagccccagccctgcctctATGACCCCTGCTCCAAGCTGCCTGGTGCTGCTACCATTGTGCAATGCCTGCGCAATGCTTTACGCAATTTGCATCGAAGCAGAGAAGCCAGCATCAGCAAAGCACTGTCAGTAACAAAAACTGTTAAAAAGGACCCTCATGCAATGGACAAGAGACTGATGTTGGCTTTCCAGCTGGttctcctcccaccccctgCAGATACAAGGACCCCTGTGCAGGCACACAGCCCCTGCCCTCACCGCGTTCCGGTCCAAGAAGATGTTCCAGATATCCTTCCCCAAACCCCGGGAATCCTTTGCTGTTGTCTGCTGGCAAACGTCTGCGCATAAGTAGAAGAGCTGCAAGGAGGGGAGACCAGAGGTGGGCAGCGAAGAAGGAGGAAGGTTTAGAAGCAGGAAGGTGAAACATCCAATAGAGCAGCAGCCAGACGGCCATGAAACAGGAAACGACCGTGGGGGTCTGGGAGGGCAGCGCCCTCCCCGCGTCACGCctgggaggaaggggaggacaTGTAACCCTACACTGGGCTTCCctcactgctgcacagctggggacagggctgccagcagcttccTGAGCCCTAAACAGAGCCTGCACCTCAGCAATGTGCTCAGCAAACCAGCAGCGCCCGCAGACCCCAGGGATGTGGGTTAGGGCACGGATACACCGCCCCGCTGGCATTTCTCCCAGCTTGCTGCCTCCAGCTCTTACCAGGGGGCTGGGATCTGCCTGGGAGAATATGTAGCGCAGGAAGACTCCCAAGTGTGCTGGTCGGGACTTCAGCTTGCTCAGGTCCTGGAAGAGGGAGTCGCACTGCAGGGCCCGAAGGAGAAGCATTGGTTAGGAAAGAAGGGAACTGACTTGTCTGGAGCCCTGTTGCATACCCCTGGGTGAAgctccagcccctgctcccCAATTCCCACCAACCCAATCCAGgacacccccatccccaccacggCAGTGGCTGGGCTGGTGACAGCTGTCATCCAGGAACGCTCTCGGCACGGGCTGGGATAACAGAGGCAGATGAGGTCACTGGACAGCTTCCTCCTCAGGAGGATTTCTAAATGCCAAAGCTTCCTGGGTGCCAGGGCACACAGCCACAAAGGGAGGAGCATGTGAGAAGTGACAGCCCTGTCCCGTGACCTTGGCTAACTGCCCCCAGAGAGATGGGACAAGAGCCAAGAGCAGTTTGGTGCCACTACCTCGTTGTTGAAATAGCCCGGATCGTAATCCTCCTCTGGCCCAATGATGAGAGGTCGTCCAGTGCGCTCTGATCCCTGCAGGAGAGGTGGGACAGCATTAGGAGCTGGGCACTGGCTTCAGGGAGCGTGAGGACACTTGATGTACCCTGCTAGATGGGGTGATGGCTGCATGCTCAAGGCCAGCACTGGTCCCATCCTACCTGCTCAGTGGTAGGGGTGAAGGCGGTATCGGAGCCCTGCCGGCGATGGTGCTGGAAGAGGCGGGCTGTGATGACTGGGGAGGTGCGTGGGCTGTCCAAGCCGTGGTCAGAGAGGACAGAGTTGCGGTTCAGGGAGATCTGTTCAGGAAGTTGGAGGGGAAAGGCTGGGGATGGCTCTTGCCTGACTTAGGGTTGTCCCTTGAGAGCAGTTTGCAGCTCTGAGACCATGAAGACCACGTCCTCAATGGGCCCAGCGAACTCAGAAACCACATAAAACCTTCAGGGCTATGGGAATCACTTTAAGACTAGAAGCACAAGCCTGGGGACCACTCATTTCTGGGGCAGCAATGTCAGGATATGCACTGCATGCCCAAGCACTGCAATCTCAGCTCTGGTCCGTGGCTCCTAACAGTGCAAAGAACCCTCCAGCTGTACCCTGCTGTCATATTCAGTCATCTCAGGTGacatttagttttaaataacACTTTCCCCCATCGTTGCTGTGacccagcagagctgggctgttcTCTCACCTCGCTGACAGAGGGGAACCGCTCCGTGCCTGACTCCAACCCGCTGTCACCATCCTGAGAGTCCACTGAGAGGCGGCCTGGGGACAGAGGAGAGGCTGAGTCCCATGTTCAGGACTTCCCAGTGCACaatggggagaggggaaggtACAAACTACCAGCACCACTCACCTTCTGCTGCCCTGAACATTGCCATGCTGGAATCACCAGACAGTCGCCCCAAATCCTGCAAGGTGAGGGGAATGTGGGACCAGTGGGATGCCACCCAGCAAAGGGAGAcactccagcacagagcaaagaggaCACCAGGCTGCAGAATCTCCCACTCACCATAGCAAAAGTGGGAAACCAGGAGCACCAGCACCCTGCATGGCCATGCTTCCCCACTCCCCAAAGGAGCCTGATGCCTGGTGCCTAACCCTAATCTAAGTTAGGGTTCCAACAGAGCTTGTGCTGCTCACTTACCATGGAGCCACTGGTCTCCTGGCGGATTttgagctgcagctggctgaCCCTCCGGCGTGCTCCCTCAATCTGCTCCCCCACCACAGTGCCAGGGTTGCGGTTGTATGCCTCATAGAAGCGCTGAGTGAGAAGATAAAGATGATCACAGTGGCCCCAAACCCATCAGCCTGCCCCATTGCTCATGGGAAGGGGGCAAAGACACAGTTGCTACATGGCTCAATGGGTCAATGTGTGCACCAAGAGCTCCCCTGGGTCAGACAGTACCCAAATGCTGCATATCTCCCCCAGGTACCAGCACAGTTTGGCTGGGATGTTACAGACTGCTGCAAGAGCCCATTAACTAAACAtcaaagcaggagaaaagggTTGAGAGCTGAGCTTCTCCCAGCACCTATCAGCTCAAGCAAGGGACAACCCAGCCCAGAGTCACTCTTGAAGGAGGAGAAGCATTatacctgcagctctgcctcctcctgtcGCAGCATGTTCCGGAGAATCTGCGTTGCATGCTTCTGAACCTCAGGGTCCTGCAGTGTAAGGTGGACACAAGCcaaggctgagctctgcctgcaatgcattgcagcctgcaggaaggcagagagcAGGGTGGGCAGAACACATTACCTGCAAGGGCTTGGGGCCAGTGATGCGCTGTGGTGGGGGGAGTGGTGGGGGTGGAGGTGGTGGGGGGCAGGCAGGGGCATTGCGGGGTGCCCCTGTAGTGCTCGTGTCTTGCTGGGAGTTGGAGAGCCCAACCGACGGTGGTGGGGAGCCCAGGAGTGTCAGGGCCACGTAGGCACCAGCTGAGGACATCAAGgattagaaaggaaagaaaagctcctGTCATTCACTCCTTGAAATATCAGgtgagcactgcagcaatgGGTGGGCACATCCCTATCCCTGTGTGTCTGTGGAGGACTGAGACAGATATCCTCATCTTCTCCCAAAAACCAAGCCCTGCCTTTGGGTATGATGCTGTCCCTCCCCAGCTGGGCATGTAACCTCGTCTCCAGGAGCAATAAAGGGAAAGCTCTGCCACCTGAGCTCAGAGCCAGTTTCTGGCCATACTCACACTTGATCAACTTCACCACCTCCAGGTGGGAGCTGTTGGTCACCATGGTGCCGTTCACCTggcagaggggaggagaggagagccatcagctgcagacacagcagcagggtATGGCAGCACAGGCCACAATGCTCACCTTGACTATGCGGTCCCCCTCCTGCACCCCAGCCTTCATGGCCGCTCCTCctgcaggacagacagacagacagacaggcaTCAGAAATGGTTGTGCAACATGATGTGAACACCATCACAGCCCAAATagcctctgtgctgcttaaGCAGCCACAACCCAGCCCTTCCTATCCCTGGCCAGACCGGGGTCCCAGCATCCGCAATGACTCCTACACATCCCAGAGCACCACGTGCATGCAAACACCGGACAggggcccagcagcagcactgctctgctcctctccccacTCCACTCTGTAACAAAGCCACTGAGGCTGAAATATAGGGAAAATTATCTTTTCCTCAAGCCAAAACCAAGAGGAAAT
This DNA window, taken from Coturnix japonica isolate 7356 chromosome 25, Coturnix japonica 2.1, whole genome shotgun sequence, encodes the following:
- the ARHGEF11 gene encoding rho guanine nucleotide exchange factor 11 isoform X8; amino-acid sequence: MSVRPPQAAPDRAGSKRQRLPRLSSLSSLGDSSSERRSPGHRRQPSDSSETTGLVQRCVIIQKDQHGFGFTVSGDRIVLVQSVRPGGAAMKAGVQEGDRIVKVNGTMVTNSSHLEVVKLIKSGAYVALTLLGSPPPSVGLSNSQQDTSTTGAPRNAPACPPPPPPPPLPPPQRITGPKPLQDPEVQKHATQILRNMLRQEEAELQRFYEAYNRNPGTVVGEQIEGARRRVSQLQLKIRQETSGSMDLGRLSGDSSMAMFRAAEGRLSVDSQDGDSGLESGTERFPSVSEISLNRNSVLSDHGLDSPRTSPVITARLFQHHRRQGSDTAFTPTTEQGSERTGRPLIIGPEEDYDPGYFNNECDSLFQDLSKLKSRPAHLGVFLRYIFSQADPSPLLFYLCADVCQQTTAKDSRGLGKDIWNIFLDRNAPLRVKVSEQLLSEIEARLRNGDDVRAALFEAQEMVMPEIQEQIQDYRTKRTMGLGSLYGENDLLDLDGDPQKERQVAEKQLAQLGDILSKYEEDRSSPMAFALSTYMNHTGIRSREPRVASTSEKAQALPDKDKWLPFFPKAKKSSSTKKDKDAMEDKKRNPILKYIAKPKMSQSTVKPGNVRNIIQHFENNQHYDNQEPGSQRLSTGSFPEDLLEGDGSRAEVKLGRSESLKGREEMKKSRKAENVPRSRSDVDMDAAAEATRLHQSASSSASSLSTRSLENPTPPYTPKMGRRSIESPSLGFGADPFLPHLLEDEQGQLSDLESELDAQNWQHTVGRELLASLPQKEIDRQEVINELFATEVSHLRILRVLDLLFYQRMRKESLLSREELALLFPNLPDVIEIHNSLSESMKKLREEGPIIKEIGDLMLSRFDGLAKEEIQQVTADFCSYQSIALELIKTKQRKETRFQIFMQEAESNPQCRRLQLKDLIISEMQRLTKYPLLLENILKHTEAGTSEHDKLCRARDHCRDILKYVNEAVKQAENRHRLEGYQKRLDATSLERTSNPLAAEFKSLDLTSRRMIHEGPLTWRISKDKTVDLHVLLLEDLLVLLQKQDEKLVLKCHGKTALGSLDNKQTFSPILKLNSVLIRSVATDKRAFFIICTSELGPQIYELVALTSSEKNTWMEVLEEAVQSAMRNATFPPKRQMPEPTRMAPSSLVLQDPDVSPILSQVSSSAAEAEESSSADDNPTELLGREQPPVLPEEPGSSEVEEEELPPGPLQTEVSDAHPEPSMRLALPVPSPAEGLAEAALEDVENLRLLILRRLLPSRDTEPEDDLTPTPSVIGGTHTWDSVLSSQDSASQELLAEPQSAAEEPKSRSGLEEQNETGPTVSAEEQSSYKVVRKAPAEGAQEATLSPGSSQTETELQEGGGANVDGNYFYVSMPTGPPEPVPPPGPPQAFPPEEPPRPSAAEGPPDPPGPLRDVDLIFRTIEQLTLKLNRLKAVEAAHWELLQSLGHSSSADTTPVGHPAPGMEGWTQQPHSPEGGSPLTRSLRSLQGHSTNIPGSRAPLAEDPTHTADL